A region from the Paraburkholderia flagellata genome encodes:
- a CDS encoding VOC family protein produces the protein MLIEDIEYVIFRHPDLAAVRDFMVDYGLLDRQQGGDALYLRSYGDAPFSYVSTQGEAAFVGVGFRVSSREALDTLAARFDSPVTDCPHPGGGLYTVGADPDGRRLEFVFGAERLPVIPSGGAPIVWNDSHAKNRLGHFQRPAFGPSHVQRLGHAAVFSPDPQGLISWYRETLGMKTSELIYQGDEKNVVAAFMHLETGAAWTDHHTLAIVGGKAVGLDHASFECRDIDDVGIGHMVMADKGYKHRWGIGRHFHGSQIFDYWTDPAGFHVEHYVDGDLVNSDSPTLSYPFGRDTLLQWGPAFPGL, from the coding sequence ATGCTCATCGAAGACATCGAATACGTCATCTTTCGCCACCCGGACCTGGCTGCCGTTCGCGACTTCATGGTCGACTACGGTTTGCTGGATCGGCAACAGGGCGGCGACGCGCTTTATCTGCGCAGCTACGGCGACGCACCTTTCTCCTACGTCTCGACGCAAGGCGAGGCGGCATTTGTCGGTGTCGGGTTCCGCGTGAGCTCTCGCGAGGCGCTCGACACATTGGCGGCCCGCTTTGATTCGCCTGTGACCGATTGCCCGCATCCGGGCGGAGGCCTGTACACGGTGGGGGCCGATCCCGATGGCCGTCGGCTGGAGTTCGTATTCGGCGCCGAACGTCTGCCAGTCATTCCGTCGGGCGGCGCTCCGATTGTATGGAATGACTCCCATGCCAAAAACCGGCTGGGCCACTTCCAGCGCCCGGCCTTCGGCCCGTCGCACGTTCAGCGGCTTGGCCATGCGGCCGTCTTCTCGCCGGACCCGCAGGGATTGATCTCGTGGTATCGCGAGACGCTCGGCATGAAGACGTCGGAACTGATCTACCAGGGCGACGAGAAAAACGTCGTGGCCGCCTTCATGCACCTGGAAACAGGCGCGGCATGGACCGACCACCACACACTGGCCATCGTCGGCGGCAAGGCGGTAGGCCTGGACCACGCCTCCTTTGAATGTCGCGATATCGATGACGTGGGCATTGGCCACATGGTCATGGCAGATAAGGGCTACAAGCACCGCTGGGGCATCGGCCGCCATTTCCACGGCAGCCAGATTTTCGATTACTGGACCGATCCCGCCGGCTTCCATGTGGAGCACTACGTGGACGGCGACCTCGTCAACAGCGACTCGCCTACCTTGAGCTATCCGTTCGGCCGAGACACATTGTTGCAATGGGGCCCGGCTTTCCCGGGTCTTTGA
- a CDS encoding OmpW/AlkL family protein, giving the protein MAGFICSAALAGNANAQSAGSFTLATGWLYVAPQGHATPLTVESVGGMPVNQQLAGTGAHASSTNTLGITTEYYVTDHIGIATLFGLPLTVNLVGDGTLSKYGTLGTTRPMPPAIELRYHLFEAQSKFRPFVGLGVNYTWFTQVRATNSQFITDSVGPGGSIHATLSASWNPVFEVGASYAFAKHWSVGASVGYMPIQTHMTIYGQTANGTQIVSKSTLRIEPINVFVNVAYTF; this is encoded by the coding sequence ATGGCAGGTTTTATCTGTTCGGCTGCGCTTGCTGGAAACGCGAATGCGCAATCAGCCGGAAGCTTTACGCTGGCGACAGGGTGGCTTTACGTAGCGCCACAGGGTCATGCCACGCCGCTTACCGTGGAAAGCGTGGGTGGTATGCCGGTCAATCAGCAATTAGCGGGAACTGGTGCGCACGCGTCGTCGACGAATACGCTCGGCATTACGACCGAGTACTACGTGACCGACCACATCGGCATCGCCACTCTCTTTGGCCTGCCCCTAACAGTGAATCTGGTTGGAGATGGGACGCTCTCGAAGTACGGCACCCTCGGCACGACGAGGCCGATGCCGCCCGCGATCGAGCTTCGATATCACCTGTTCGAGGCTCAGTCGAAATTTCGTCCTTTCGTCGGATTGGGCGTGAACTACACGTGGTTCACCCAGGTTCGCGCAACCAACAGCCAGTTCATCACCGATAGTGTCGGTCCTGGCGGATCCATACACGCGACCCTCAGTGCATCGTGGAACCCCGTGTTCGAGGTCGGGGCAAGCTACGCGTTTGCCAAACACTGGTCGGTCGGAGCGTCAGTTGGCTATATGCCGATCCAGACGCACATGACCATATACGGACAAACCGCAAACGGAACGCAGATCGTTTCGAAGTCGACGCTCCGGATCGAACCCATTAACGTTTTTGTGAACGTCGCCTACACATTCTAG
- a CDS encoding acyl-CoA synthetase has protein sequence MKAVANEQDVLAIESQGQPTDLPSSTYEMICRGAAINPSAPALSFFATADDYANPERWTYSELVRDITRTANMLSRLGVQRDTVVAYVLPNLPETHFVVWGGEAVGIVCAINPLLESGAIGELLTASGASVLVTLAPYPGTDLWPKAQAVLHKVASLKHLVLINLADHAPGEQRFAARMLQRGECSRLHGEEGVRGAVPTHISIHDFGEAVAREPGMALSTPHRVTSDDASSYFCTGGTTGLPKIAMRRHGNEVANAWSAGQFLGESVGPGKTIFCGLPLFHVNAVMVTGLLPFSRGAHVVMGTPQGYRGEGVVQRFWDIVAHYRINFFSGVPTLYGSLLDVPVDERDIGSLEYGLCGAAPMPVELLRAFQAQTGIRILEGYGLTEGTCISSINPPLGERRVGSIGLRVPGQAMKAVMVDEAGCYVRDCVADEVGQLVISGPNVFIGYMRPEQNNGIWLDLADGGRWLNTGDLGRCDADGYFWLTGRKKELIIRGGHNIDPAAIEEALHRHPAVQVAAAVGRPDMHAGELPVAYVQLKPGTSANEAEMAAFLRDEISERAAFPKGIRIVEAMPLTGVGKIFKPALKRLETVDALRSALVDAGIEGATVSIADDALCGISVHVELPGSELESLAASALGRFPFEFSIAVAQGSGSSGDGNGVS, from the coding sequence ATGAAAGCCGTCGCTAACGAGCAGGATGTCCTCGCTATCGAATCGCAGGGGCAGCCGACGGATCTTCCGTCGAGCACCTACGAAATGATCTGCCGGGGCGCCGCGATCAATCCATCGGCACCCGCGCTTTCGTTCTTCGCAACCGCGGACGACTACGCGAATCCGGAGCGCTGGACTTACAGCGAACTGGTGCGCGATATCACGCGCACAGCGAACATGTTGTCACGACTGGGTGTGCAGCGAGACACGGTCGTCGCCTATGTGTTGCCGAATCTGCCCGAAACGCACTTTGTGGTCTGGGGCGGCGAGGCGGTCGGCATTGTCTGCGCGATCAATCCACTGCTCGAAAGCGGCGCGATAGGCGAGTTGCTCACTGCCTCGGGTGCCAGCGTGCTTGTCACTTTGGCGCCGTATCCCGGGACGGACCTGTGGCCGAAAGCGCAGGCGGTCTTGCACAAGGTTGCGTCGCTCAAGCATCTCGTGCTGATCAATCTTGCCGACCATGCGCCGGGTGAACAGCGATTTGCGGCCCGAATGCTTCAGCGCGGCGAATGCTCGAGGTTGCATGGCGAGGAAGGTGTGCGAGGCGCGGTTCCTACGCACATCAGCATCCACGACTTCGGCGAAGCCGTCGCACGGGAGCCGGGCATGGCGCTCTCCACCCCGCACCGGGTGACCAGCGATGACGCATCGTCCTACTTCTGCACGGGCGGCACTACAGGCCTGCCAAAAATCGCGATGCGCCGGCACGGCAACGAGGTGGCCAATGCATGGAGCGCCGGACAATTCCTCGGTGAAAGCGTGGGTCCGGGCAAGACGATCTTCTGCGGATTGCCGCTCTTCCACGTCAACGCCGTCATGGTGACCGGTCTGCTGCCGTTTTCACGCGGCGCGCATGTCGTGATGGGCACGCCGCAAGGCTATCGCGGAGAAGGCGTTGTCCAACGCTTCTGGGATATCGTCGCGCATTACCGTATCAACTTTTTCAGCGGCGTGCCGACCCTCTATGGCTCGCTGCTGGACGTTCCCGTTGACGAGCGCGATATCGGTTCGCTTGAATACGGGTTGTGCGGCGCCGCGCCGATGCCAGTGGAGTTGCTGCGTGCGTTTCAGGCGCAAACCGGAATCAGGATCCTCGAAGGCTATGGCCTCACGGAAGGTACCTGCATTAGCAGCATCAATCCGCCACTTGGCGAACGGCGGGTCGGCTCAATCGGCCTTCGTGTTCCGGGCCAGGCCATGAAAGCCGTGATGGTCGATGAAGCGGGCTGTTATGTACGAGACTGCGTTGCTGACGAGGTTGGTCAACTCGTGATCTCCGGTCCGAATGTTTTCATCGGCTATATGCGGCCGGAGCAGAACAACGGCATCTGGCTGGACCTGGCTGATGGCGGCAGATGGCTCAATACAGGCGATCTCGGTCGCTGCGACGCAGACGGTTACTTCTGGCTCACAGGACGTAAGAAGGAACTGATTATTCGTGGCGGACACAACATCGACCCTGCAGCGATCGAAGAAGCGTTGCACCGCCATCCAGCGGTCCAGGTTGCCGCGGCGGTGGGGCGTCCTGACATGCACGCGGGCGAACTGCCAGTCGCCTACGTGCAGCTCAAGCCAGGCACATCGGCAAATGAAGCAGAAATGGCCGCGTTCCTGCGCGACGAGATCAGCGAGCGAGCTGCGTTCCCCAAGGGCATCCGGATCGTTGAAGCCATGCCCCTGACGGGTGTCGGCAAGATATTCAAGCCCGCGCTGAAGCGGCTTGAAACGGTAGACGCCCTGCGGTCGGCGCTCGTGGACGCTGGCATCGAGGGCGCAACCGTTAGCATCGCTGACGATGCCTTGTGTGGGATTTCAGTTCACGTCGAACTTCCCGGCTCGGAACTCGAATCATTGGCGGCTTCCGCGCTCGGGCGCTTTCCGTTCGAGTTTTCGATCGCTGTCGCGCAGGGTTCGGGCAGCAGCGGTGACGGCAACGGAGTGTCATAG
- a CDS encoding fumarylacetoacetate hydrolase family protein: MAIHVLHYLHDGRAQWGVVANNAITPIPGEFKTTAEFIHANPVERLLTLDGPTLPEADVQWLSPVTANQQFICQGANYRQHMIESGMDPDAKKFNMIFTKATSCIVPADSKLVKPNSVRFLDYEIELGLVLKRDVTTRTTITDENLHDYVAGAVIVNDYSARDVQIPQMQFYKGKSFRTFGPVGPYLCLLEKHDMPKLKEFVLTLTVNGTVRQNDSTSGLVYGPAETLTELSGVQDLHVGDLLATGTPSGCALIIPSPEKQRAAAQLPEAEKWRLFLALQAGRAQYLQDGDVVEARIVSQDGSIDLGTQRNVVIAEAA, from the coding sequence ATGGCAATTCATGTTCTGCATTATCTGCACGATGGCCGCGCCCAGTGGGGCGTAGTGGCCAACAACGCTATCACGCCGATTCCCGGCGAGTTCAAGACGACCGCCGAGTTTATCCACGCCAATCCGGTCGAGCGGTTATTGACGCTGGATGGTCCCACGCTTCCCGAAGCGGACGTGCAATGGCTCTCGCCCGTAACCGCCAATCAGCAGTTCATCTGCCAGGGCGCGAATTACCGCCAGCACATGATCGAATCCGGCATGGACCCGGATGCGAAGAAATTCAACATGATCTTCACGAAGGCCACGAGCTGCATCGTTCCTGCGGACTCGAAGCTGGTGAAGCCGAATTCAGTGCGGTTCCTCGACTACGAGATCGAACTCGGTCTTGTCCTCAAGCGCGACGTCACGACCCGCACAACGATTACCGACGAGAACCTGCACGACTACGTCGCCGGCGCCGTGATCGTGAACGACTATTCCGCGCGCGATGTGCAGATTCCACAGATGCAGTTCTACAAGGGCAAGAGTTTTCGTACGTTCGGCCCGGTCGGCCCGTATCTTTGCCTGCTCGAAAAGCACGACATGCCGAAGCTCAAGGAGTTCGTGCTGACGCTGACCGTCAACGGAACGGTTCGGCAGAACGATTCCACTTCGGGTCTTGTGTACGGTCCGGCAGAGACATTGACCGAGCTGTCCGGCGTTCAAGACCTGCACGTCGGCGACCTGCTCGCAACGGGGACGCCGTCCGGTTGCGCGCTGATCATTCCGTCACCGGAAAAGCAACGCGCCGCGGCGCAGCTGCCCGAAGCGGAGAAATGGCGTCTCTTTCTCGCGTTGCAAGCCGGGCGAGCACAGTACCTTCAGGATGGCGATGTGGTCGAAGCACGTATCGTTAGCCAGGATGGCTCGATCGATCTTGGCACCCAGCGCAACGTCGTCATCGCAGAGGCCGCATGA
- a CDS encoding VOC family protein — protein MKLTTAQPARHPDPTAKATALAYLIFDRPDVGQAERFLNDFGLRTVTRGEEMLLLRGTAASHFCYVVRKASKARFVGFGLQVGSEAELQALARLPGASAVKASALPGGGYVVELEDPSGFRVDAIWGQAPASALPHRLSLAFNSVDAAVRVNGTQRPPESAPEIIRLGHVVLELADYQETCAWYTRQFGFIPSDVQVLPDGSPAVAFMRLDLGDKPADHHTLALAQTFAPKYSHSAYELVDADAVGMGQRILRKSGWTHAWGIGRHILGSQIFDYWQDPWGDKHEHYCDGDLFTSDAPTGIHAVSREAMAQWGPTMPSSFTKPRLTLASIAALIANLRRSPDVTLARLRALLKIFA, from the coding sequence ATGAAACTGACTACTGCACAGCCGGCTCGTCACCCGGATCCCACGGCAAAAGCGACCGCGTTGGCCTACCTCATATTCGATCGGCCGGACGTCGGGCAAGCCGAACGGTTTCTCAATGATTTCGGGCTCCGAACGGTAACGCGTGGCGAAGAGATGCTGCTTCTGCGCGGTACGGCTGCGTCGCACTTCTGTTATGTCGTACGAAAGGCGTCCAAAGCGCGATTTGTCGGCTTCGGCCTGCAGGTCGGCAGCGAAGCCGAACTGCAGGCGCTCGCCAGGCTGCCGGGCGCTTCGGCGGTGAAAGCGTCCGCGCTGCCGGGCGGCGGCTACGTGGTGGAGTTGGAGGATCCGTCCGGTTTTCGTGTCGATGCGATCTGGGGCCAGGCGCCCGCCTCTGCGTTGCCGCACCGGCTATCCCTGGCGTTCAATTCCGTCGATGCCGCCGTTCGCGTCAACGGCACGCAGCGCCCCCCCGAGAGCGCCCCTGAGATCATCAGGCTTGGGCATGTGGTGCTGGAACTCGCCGATTATCAGGAAACCTGTGCGTGGTACACGCGCCAGTTTGGTTTTATCCCCAGCGACGTGCAGGTGCTGCCCGATGGGTCACCGGCTGTCGCGTTCATGCGGCTCGATCTCGGAGACAAACCCGCCGATCATCACACGCTCGCGCTCGCCCAGACGTTCGCCCCGAAATACAGCCATAGCGCATACGAGCTCGTCGATGCGGACGCAGTCGGTATGGGCCAGCGCATCCTGCGCAAGAGCGGATGGACACATGCGTGGGGCATCGGCCGACATATCCTCGGGAGCCAGATTTTCGACTACTGGCAGGACCCGTGGGGAGACAAGCATGAGCACTACTGCGACGGCGATCTTTTCACCAGCGACGCACCCACGGGAATCCACGCCGTGAGCCGCGAGGCGATGGCCCAATGGGGGCCGACGATGCCGAGCAGCTTCACCAAGCCCCGATTGACGCTTGCGAGCATCGCGGCGCTGATCGCAAACCTGCGCCGAAGCCCCGACGTCACGCTGGCGAGGCTTCGGGCACTGCTCAAGATTTTTGCCTGA
- a CDS encoding TetR/AcrR family transcriptional regulator, with the protein MTTTTKRAAAKRAAPAAPASPAPVIEEKEPRGARRKRETRARLLDAALRLMAERGMEGVAINEITEAADVGFGSFYNHFESKEAIYATLVDNVFEEFADVLDRLAGGISDPAEVVAVSVRHTVLRARHDPVWGRFLIREGFSAPALSRGLGQRLLRDIRNGITAKRFVVADPFVGYLAVGGTVLSAIAAELNYVAPGASAAGMLKELGFSGEHFPERTAAMLLQILGLKRAEAEKIAARPLPVVEAADEAV; encoded by the coding sequence ATGACAACCACGACAAAGCGCGCAGCAGCGAAGCGTGCCGCGCCTGCGGCGCCCGCCTCCCCGGCTCCCGTCATCGAAGAAAAAGAGCCTCGCGGTGCGCGCCGCAAGCGCGAGACGCGCGCCCGTCTGCTCGACGCCGCTCTCAGGCTGATGGCCGAAAGGGGCATGGAGGGCGTGGCGATCAATGAAATCACGGAGGCCGCCGATGTCGGCTTTGGCTCGTTCTACAACCACTTCGAGTCGAAGGAAGCGATCTACGCGACGCTAGTCGACAACGTTTTCGAGGAGTTTGCGGACGTCCTCGATCGCCTCGCGGGGGGCATCTCCGACCCCGCGGAAGTGGTGGCCGTCTCGGTGCGCCACACTGTCCTGCGTGCGCGGCACGATCCCGTGTGGGGACGCTTTCTGATTCGCGAAGGGTTTTCGGCGCCTGCGCTGAGTCGCGGGCTAGGCCAGCGGCTCCTGCGCGACATTCGAAACGGCATTACGGCAAAGCGATTTGTCGTTGCCGACCCGTTTGTCGGCTATCTTGCGGTGGGTGGCACAGTGCTCTCCGCCATCGCGGCCGAGTTGAACTATGTCGCGCCGGGCGCAAGCGCCGCGGGCATGCTGAAGGAACTGGGTTTCAGCGGCGAGCACTTTCCGGAGCGCACGGCAGCCATGCTGCTGCAGATACTCGGCCTGAAGCGCGCGGAGGCCGAAAAGATCGCCGCGCGTCCACTCCCCGTCGTCGAGGCAGCCGACGAGGCAGTTTGA
- a CDS encoding PqiC family protein, with protein MIARQSRSFRTTVRTLVSVVGLALLGACATPATRFYTLGTDAEPTIARNTTSPALQIDVRPVKVPAAVARSQLVVQVNPAQVQVLEDDRWSSALPDEIRYALAARVSQQAGASAASAVGRGGEGPVYQVGVDIQRFESWPGSHVLVDAVWSVSRSAGQETLTCHSTVSEPVSDGYQAIVDGHRRAIDAIAAQIAKVVRAFAATAADRPSGPAGASSKTGMTTLSCPPFSGGAQTAVDRAAAPRSGV; from the coding sequence ATGATCGCAAGGCAATCCCGCTCTTTCCGCACCACGGTGAGGACACTCGTTTCTGTCGTCGGGCTCGCCCTGCTGGGGGCGTGCGCAACGCCCGCGACGCGCTTCTATACGCTCGGAACCGACGCAGAGCCGACCATCGCGAGGAATACGACAAGCCCCGCTTTGCAGATCGACGTGCGCCCGGTGAAAGTGCCGGCCGCGGTCGCGAGAAGTCAGCTTGTGGTACAGGTCAACCCGGCCCAGGTGCAGGTGCTGGAAGACGATCGCTGGTCATCGGCCCTTCCGGACGAGATACGCTATGCACTTGCTGCTCGCGTGAGCCAGCAGGCGGGCGCATCCGCTGCCAGCGCGGTTGGCCGTGGTGGGGAGGGTCCCGTCTATCAGGTCGGCGTCGACATTCAGCGCTTTGAATCGTGGCCCGGTTCACATGTACTGGTTGACGCCGTATGGAGTGTAAGCAGGTCTGCGGGCCAGGAGACCCTGACTTGCCACAGCACCGTGAGCGAGCCCGTGTCTGACGGGTATCAGGCGATCGTCGACGGGCATCGTCGTGCGATCGACGCAATCGCTGCTCAGATAGCCAAGGTCGTGCGCGCCTTCGCTGCGACCGCGGCGGATCGGCCGTCTGGCCCGGCGGGTGCGTCCAGCAAAACGGGAATGACAACGCTGTCCTGCCCGCCATTTTCAGGCGGTGCCCAAACGGCGGTTGACAGGGCGGCGGCTCCGCGCTCCGGCGTATAA
- a CDS encoding PqiB family protein: MHLSKLSRPELKPRKRWLPSLIWLVPLISALIGVGLVVKSVAERGPVVTVTFNNADGIEAGKTKVKYKDVEIGVVQGIALSTDLRRVSASIQLSKDAGKFATQGTRFWVVRPRVGANGISGLGTLLSGAYIGVDIGRSTERQTAFLGLESPPIVTTGQPGHQYTLRGESLGSIDIGAPIFYHRIQAGQVIGYSLDPHGAGVIVNVFVNAPYDQYVGTNTRWWHASGVDLRLDSNGLKLNTQSLATVVVGGLAFQSPAGQEAGRPAADRAEFRLATDESDAMREPDGQPLNVVMRFDQSLRGLSVGAPVDLRGIALGQVTEIGIEYDEKQKSFSMKVAMALYPDRLSRRSSEALPAPDTAGGHEMLQHLVTEGLRGQLRTGNLLTGQLYVALDMFPKAPRASVDVHSNPIELPTVPNTLDELQVQVADIARKLNQVPFDRIGAHLDGALENASRLFGHMDTEVVPQARDTLAAAQKTFATAESTLRQTAPMQSDVQDAMQQLTRTLQSLNALSEYLERHPQALLFGKKGDQQ, from the coding sequence ATGCATCTTTCCAAACTATCCCGCCCTGAACTCAAGCCGCGCAAACGTTGGCTGCCATCCCTCATCTGGTTAGTACCTCTGATCTCCGCATTGATCGGTGTTGGTCTGGTGGTCAAATCCGTTGCAGAAAGAGGGCCTGTCGTGACGGTTACCTTCAATAATGCCGATGGCATTGAGGCAGGCAAGACGAAGGTAAAGTACAAGGACGTTGAAATCGGTGTCGTGCAAGGCATTGCGTTGTCCACGGATTTGCGGCGCGTCAGCGCGAGTATCCAGTTGAGCAAGGACGCAGGGAAATTTGCGACGCAAGGCACGCGGTTCTGGGTGGTACGCCCGCGCGTTGGCGCCAACGGCATCTCGGGCCTCGGTACGCTGCTCTCTGGCGCGTACATCGGCGTGGACATCGGGCGCTCGACCGAGAGGCAAACCGCGTTCCTCGGTCTTGAAAGCCCGCCCATTGTCACCACGGGGCAGCCAGGGCATCAGTACACGCTGCGCGGCGAGTCGCTGGGCTCGATCGATATCGGTGCCCCCATCTTCTACCACCGTATCCAGGCGGGCCAGGTGATTGGCTACTCGCTCGATCCTCACGGCGCGGGCGTCATCGTGAATGTCTTCGTGAATGCACCGTACGACCAGTACGTCGGTACCAATACGCGGTGGTGGCACGCAAGCGGCGTCGATCTGCGTCTCGATTCCAACGGACTGAAGCTCAATACGCAATCGCTCGCGACGGTCGTCGTTGGAGGGCTGGCATTCCAGTCTCCGGCCGGGCAGGAAGCTGGACGACCGGCAGCGGATAGGGCGGAGTTCCGGCTCGCCACGGACGAATCGGATGCCATGCGCGAGCCCGACGGCCAGCCGCTCAATGTGGTCATGCGTTTTGATCAGTCGTTGCGTGGGCTGTCTGTTGGCGCACCCGTCGATCTTCGCGGGATTGCGCTGGGGCAGGTGACCGAGATTGGTATCGAGTACGACGAAAAGCAGAAGAGCTTCAGCATGAAGGTGGCGATGGCGCTTTACCCTGACCGGCTCAGCCGGCGCTCCAGCGAGGCGCTGCCTGCGCCAGACACGGCAGGCGGGCACGAAATGCTGCAGCACCTGGTGACGGAAGGGCTGCGCGGGCAATTGCGGACCGGCAATCTCCTGACGGGACAGTTGTATGTCGCGCTGGACATGTTCCCGAAAGCGCCTCGCGCGAGCGTCGACGTGCACAGCAATCCGATCGAACTGCCGACTGTGCCGAACACGCTCGACGAGCTCCAGGTGCAGGTGGCCGACATCGCAAGGAAACTGAACCAGGTGCCGTTCGACCGGATCGGCGCCCATCTCGACGGTGCGCTGGAGAACGCCAGCAGGCTGTTCGGACATATGGACACCGAGGTCGTGCCGCAGGCACGCGACACGCTCGCTGCCGCGCAAAAGACATTCGCGACCGCGGAATCGACGCTGCGGCAGACTGCGCCGATGCAGTCGGACGTTCAGGACGCCATGCAGCAGCTCACGCGCACGCTGCAGTCGCTCAATGCGCTCTCCGAATACCTGGAGCGGCATCCGCAGGCGCTGCTGTTTGGCAAAAAAGGAGACCAGCAATGA
- a CDS encoding paraquat-inducible protein A — MEYQRLIVCHECDLLFRKPFSVKGRRATCSRCGAGMTALPGSGWPLDWICAVTLAALIVFCIAQSFPVIELRANGMTSEATLFGAVRSLWSGNMRVVAIMVFCSAVLFPLIELLALLYVLVPLRLGKLPPRFNAMVRLVQLVRPWGMVEVFMLGVLVTIVKMVSIAQVIPGPGLFATGALTLMLGVVASFDPSRLWAVPDEIRRSRMADVRWSRASTRRGRFTRPLGARKAGSPPAITAKRAGLVGCHACGLVQTRIEGEAHQRCSRCEHVLHERRPDSLARTASLLLAAAFAYIPANLLPIMHASSVGGSEDDTILGGVAYFWTSGDWPLAVVVFVASVLVPVLKLVVLTLLTVAASRGSGWRARERATLYRIVERIGRWSMLDVFVVALTVTLVHFGSLAVITAGPAALAFGAVVILTMLASHQFDPRFNWDNVNARQRRTPTANDEALAASLPANRIS, encoded by the coding sequence ATGGAATATCAGAGACTCATTGTCTGCCACGAATGCGATCTGCTGTTTCGCAAGCCTTTCAGCGTCAAAGGGCGTCGTGCGACCTGTTCGCGCTGCGGCGCGGGCATGACAGCGTTACCGGGTAGCGGATGGCCCCTGGACTGGATCTGCGCTGTGACGCTCGCCGCATTGATCGTTTTTTGTATCGCGCAGAGTTTCCCTGTGATCGAGCTTCGCGCGAACGGCATGACTTCCGAGGCGACGCTGTTTGGCGCCGTGCGCTCGCTTTGGTCCGGCAACATGCGCGTTGTCGCGATCATGGTGTTCTGCTCGGCTGTGCTTTTCCCGTTGATCGAACTGCTCGCATTGCTATATGTGCTGGTGCCGCTCCGGCTAGGCAAACTGCCACCCCGTTTCAATGCGATGGTGCGTCTCGTGCAGCTCGTTCGGCCGTGGGGCATGGTCGAGGTGTTCATGCTCGGCGTGCTGGTGACCATCGTGAAAATGGTCAGCATCGCGCAAGTGATCCCGGGACCGGGATTGTTCGCAACGGGCGCGCTGACCCTCATGCTGGGCGTTGTGGCTTCCTTCGACCCGAGCCGGCTCTGGGCGGTCCCTGACGAAATCAGGCGTTCTCGAATGGCGGACGTTCGCTGGTCAAGAGCGAGCACAAGGCGAGGGCGTTTCACACGGCCATTGGGGGCGCGCAAAGCTGGCTCACCTCCCGCGATCACGGCTAAACGCGCCGGACTTGTCGGCTGTCACGCGTGCGGACTCGTTCAGACGCGTATCGAAGGGGAGGCCCACCAGCGCTGCTCCCGATGCGAGCATGTGCTGCACGAACGCAGGCCTGACAGCCTGGCGCGAACGGCCAGTCTGCTTCTTGCCGCCGCGTTTGCCTATATCCCGGCGAACCTGCTGCCGATCATGCACGCCTCATCCGTGGGCGGTTCGGAGGACGACACGATCCTTGGCGGCGTCGCGTATTTCTGGACGTCGGGAGACTGGCCCCTTGCTGTCGTCGTCTTTGTCGCCAGCGTTCTCGTCCCGGTTCTCAAGCTCGTTGTTCTCACGCTTCTCACGGTAGCCGCTTCTCGCGGTTCGGGCTGGCGCGCTCGTGAAAGAGCAACGCTGTACCGGATCGTCGAGCGCATTGGCCGATGGTCGATGCTCGACGTCTTCGTCGTTGCACTGACGGTCACACTGGTGCATTTCGGCTCGCTTGCCGTCATCACTGCGGGGCCTGCCGCCCTCGCTTTCGGAGCGGTCGTGATCCTGACCATGCTCGCATCGCATCAGTTCGATCCGCGGTTCAACTGGGACAACGTGAATGCGCGGCAGCGTCGCACCCCAACAGCGAACGATGAAGCTCTGGCTGCTTCCCTTCCTGCAAACCGCATATCCTGA